The following coding sequences lie in one Populus nigra chromosome 15, ddPopNigr1.1, whole genome shotgun sequence genomic window:
- the LOC133674459 gene encoding uncharacterized protein LOC133674459 — protein sequence MSAIVCGKRSFFEELTVTSPPVSKRIRCSSSSPVRFSPPRSNTLASNPPSFNFGSSLSSSSTLIEQLAAIFPDMDKQLIEKVLEECGDDLDSAIRSLNDLRLGSAENFSAAADKSDVIDESNVPAQGVATTGAEAPPTEDLSASAHLSLDGAEWVELFVREMMSASNIDDARARASRALEVLEKSICARAGAEAVKNFHQEHMILKEQVEALIQENTILKRAVSIQHERQKEYEERNQEMQQLKQLVSQYQDQLRTLEVNNYALTLHLKQAQQSSSIPGRFHPDVF from the exons ATGTCTGCAATAGTGTGCGGGAAGAGATCTTTCTTTGAAGAACTGACTGTTACTAGCCCACCTGTGTCGAAAAGAATCCGTTGTTCTTCTTCCTCTCCTGTTCGTTTTTCTCCTCCTAGATCGAATACTCTTGCTTCCAATCCGCCTTCGTTTAATTTCGGTTCTTCTTTATCATCTTCTTCGACTTTGATCGAACAGCTCGCCGCCATTTTCCCTGATATGGACAAGCAG CTTATAGAGAAAGTGCTTGAAGAATGTGGTGATGATTTGGATTCAGCTATCAGAAGTTTGAATGATCTTCGTTTAGGATCTGCCGAAAACTTCAGCGCAGCTGCAGATAAGTCTGATGTGATTGATGAGTCTAATGTTCCAGCACAAG GGGTAGCAACAACTGGTGCTGAGGCTCCTCCTACTGAGGATCTTTCAGCGTCAGCACACCTCTCATTGGATGGTGCGGAGTGGGTGGAGCTCTTTGTTAGGGAAATGATGAGTGCCTCCAATATTGATGACGCCAGAGCACGTGCTTCTCGGGCACTGGAAGTTCTGGAGAAGTCCATCTGTGCACGTGCTGGAGCAGAGGCAGTTAAAAACTTTCACCAG GAACACATGATTTTGAAGGAACAAGTGGAAGCATTGATCCAGGAAAATACGATTCTCAAGCGAGCAGTATCCATTCAGCATGAGCGTCAAAAAGAGTATGAAGAGAGGAACCAGGAGATGCAGCAGCTGAAGCAATTGGTGTCCCAATACCAGGACCAGTTGAGGACCTTGGAG GTAAACAACTATGCGTTGACATTGCACCTGAAGCAGGCTCAACAAAGCAGCTCAATCCCAGGACGTTTCCACCCTGATGTCTTCTAA